One Micromonospora sp. WMMD812 genomic window carries:
- the rimM gene encoding ribosome maturation factor RimM (Essential for efficient processing of 16S rRNA): MLIVGRIGKPHGIRGEVTVEVRTDEPEARFAPGSVLHTEPGATPPAEPGAGVPFRVPAELTVESARWHQGRLLVAFEGVLDRNVAEALRGTLVGVDSGDVAPPEDPEEFHDHQLVGLAVVNPAGERLGEVAGIDHAPSSDLLVLRRPEGRTALIPFVKAIVPEVDLAGGRVVVDPPGGLLDL; encoded by the coding sequence CTGCTCATCGTCGGCAGGATCGGTAAGCCGCACGGGATCCGCGGTGAGGTCACCGTGGAGGTGCGGACCGACGAACCGGAAGCGCGGTTCGCCCCCGGCTCGGTACTTCACACCGAGCCGGGGGCGACGCCTCCGGCGGAGCCCGGTGCCGGCGTGCCGTTCCGGGTTCCGGCCGAGTTGACCGTCGAGTCGGCCCGGTGGCACCAGGGCCGACTGCTGGTCGCGTTCGAGGGCGTGCTGGACCGGAATGTCGCCGAGGCGCTGCGTGGAACCCTGGTCGGGGTCGACAGCGGCGACGTCGCTCCGCCGGAGGACCCGGAGGAGTTCCACGACCATCAGCTGGTCGGGCTGGCCGTGGTCAACCCGGCCGGCGAGCGGCTGGGCGAGGTGGCCGGGATCGACCACGCCCCCTCCTCGGACCTGCTGGTGCTGCGCCGCCCCGAGGGGCGGACGGCGCTGATCCCGTTCGTCAAGGCGATAGTCCCCGAGGTCGACCTCGCCGGCGGTCGCGTCGTCGTCGACCCGCCCGGCGGCCTACTCGACCTGTAG
- a CDS encoding RNA-binding protein yields MPTPVSRPDMPLRPALEHLVKGIVDHPDDVRVRLVDSRRGKRLEVRVHPEDLGTVIGRSGRTAKALRQVIGSIGGRGVRVDIVDSY; encoded by the coding sequence CTGCCGACACCGGTGAGCAGGCCTGACATGCCTCTGCGTCCCGCGCTGGAGCACCTGGTCAAGGGCATCGTCGACCACCCGGATGACGTTCGGGTCCGGCTGGTCGACTCCCGTCGGGGCAAGCGGCTCGAGGTCCGCGTGCACCCCGAGGATCTCGGCACGGTGATCGGGCGGTCCGGCCGGACCGCCAAGGCGCTGCGCCAGGTGATCGGCTCCATCGGTGGGCGCGGCGTACGCGTCGACATCGTCGACTCGTACTGA
- the rpsP gene encoding 30S ribosomal protein S16 — MAVKIRLLRMGKIRNPQYRIVVADSRTKRDGRAIEFVGIYQPKEDPSVIEVKSDRVQYWLSVGAQPSEAVQRLLELTGDWQKFKGLPAPPPLKVAAERADRQAAYEAEAKAAAGLTAETPAKPAKKAAKAAEAPAEAPATEAPAEAPAAADTGEQA; from the coding sequence GTGGCCGTAAAGATCCGGCTTCTGCGGATGGGCAAGATCCGCAACCCGCAGTACCGCATCGTCGTCGCCGACTCGCGCACCAAGCGCGACGGCCGGGCGATCGAGTTCGTCGGGATCTACCAGCCGAAGGAAGACCCTTCGGTGATCGAGGTCAAGTCGGACCGGGTCCAGTACTGGCTGTCCGTCGGCGCCCAGCCGAGCGAGGCGGTGCAGCGGCTGCTGGAGCTGACCGGTGACTGGCAGAAGTTCAAGGGCCTGCCGGCCCCGCCGCCGCTGAAGGTCGCCGCGGAGCGGGCCGACCGCCAGGCGGCCTACGAGGCCGAGGCCAAGGCCGCGGCCGGGCTGACCGCGGAGACCCCGGCCAAGCCGGCCAAGAAGGCCGCCAAGGCTGCCGAGGCTCCGGCCGAGGCCCCGGCGACCGAGGCTCCGGCCGAGGCCCCGGCTGCTGCCGACACCGGTGAGCAGGCCTGA
- a CDS encoding DUF402 domain-containing protein, translated as MRPGPPADRWEPGRLIVHRNVRRGRIGWVRTARVVSDDDRGLLLWVARNAPVASEVTEAGLGMRAVTFAEWISSSYRLAEGRWNGPPVLKFLPTGAAHSVWWFRDAQGRFANWYVNLEEPGVRWDDGHLAGVDVVDQDLDVVVRPDRTWEWKDEDEFVERLAFPDDYWVGDEAAVRAEGKRVIAQAEAGEFPFDGTWCDFTPPAGWTVPDDLPPGWDRPPTR; from the coding sequence GTGCGTCCGGGCCCGCCCGCCGACCGGTGGGAGCCGGGGCGGCTGATCGTGCACCGCAACGTCCGGCGCGGCCGGATCGGCTGGGTCCGCACGGCCCGGGTGGTCAGCGACGACGACCGGGGTCTGCTGCTCTGGGTCGCCCGGAACGCGCCGGTGGCCAGCGAGGTGACCGAGGCCGGGCTCGGCATGCGGGCGGTCACCTTCGCCGAGTGGATCTCCTCGTCGTACCGGCTGGCCGAGGGGCGGTGGAACGGTCCGCCGGTGCTGAAGTTCCTGCCCACCGGGGCGGCGCACTCGGTCTGGTGGTTCCGTGACGCGCAGGGGCGTTTCGCCAACTGGTACGTGAACCTGGAGGAACCCGGCGTGCGCTGGGACGACGGTCACCTGGCCGGCGTCGACGTGGTCGACCAGGACCTCGACGTGGTCGTCCGGCCGGACCGCACCTGGGAGTGGAAGGACGAGGACGAGTTCGTCGAGCGGCTGGCCTTCCCGGACGACTACTGGGTGGGTGACGAGGCGGCGGTCCGGGCCGAGGGCAAGCGGGTGATCGCGCAGGCCGAGGCGGGGGAGTTCCCGTTCGACGGCACCTGGTGCGACTTCACCCCGCCGGCGGGCTGGACGGTCCCCGACGACCTCCCGCCCGGCTGGGACCGCCCCCCGACGCGCTGA
- the proS gene encoding proline--tRNA ligase, whose protein sequence is MARVLTPRAEDFPRWYQDLIAKAKLADNGPVRGTMVIRPAGYAIWERMQAEMDARIKAAGAENAYFPLFIPENYLKREAEHVEGFSPELAVVTHGGGKQLAEPVVVRPTSETVIGEFMAKWIDSYRDLPLLLNQWANVVRWELRPRIFLRTSEFLWQEGHTAHATREDARAYARRILHEAYEDLMVNVLGIPVVVGLKTARERFAGATATYTCEGMMGDGKALQLGTSHELGQNFAKAFDISYSSAEGGREHAWTTSWGTSTRMLGGLIMCHGDDNGLRVPPKLAPVQAYVMVVKDGEGVGQAAAKLRDGLRDAGVRVALDDRTDTPFGRRAVDAELRGYPVRVEVGPRDLAAGNAVVVRRTDGSKAPTPVADVVAAVLAALDADQQTLHDEALARRRSRTVDVSTLAEAIEAAATGWARVPWSAVGVEGEARANAQGVTVRCLLRADGSVPDSEDEPDLVAILARAY, encoded by the coding sequence ATGGCACGCGTGCTCACTCCCCGTGCGGAGGACTTCCCCCGCTGGTACCAGGACCTGATCGCCAAGGCGAAGCTGGCCGACAACGGCCCGGTCCGGGGGACCATGGTGATCCGACCGGCCGGCTACGCCATCTGGGAGCGGATGCAGGCCGAGATGGACGCCCGGATCAAGGCCGCCGGCGCGGAGAACGCGTACTTCCCGCTGTTCATCCCCGAGAACTACCTCAAGCGCGAGGCCGAGCACGTCGAGGGCTTCTCGCCGGAGCTGGCGGTCGTTACCCACGGCGGTGGCAAGCAGCTCGCCGAGCCGGTGGTGGTCCGCCCCACCAGCGAGACGGTGATCGGCGAGTTCATGGCCAAGTGGATCGACTCGTACCGTGACCTGCCGCTGCTGCTCAACCAGTGGGCGAACGTGGTCCGCTGGGAGCTGCGCCCCCGGATCTTCCTGCGTACGAGCGAGTTCCTCTGGCAGGAGGGGCACACCGCGCACGCCACCCGCGAGGACGCCCGCGCGTACGCCCGGCGGATCCTGCACGAGGCGTACGAGGACCTGATGGTCAACGTGCTGGGCATCCCGGTGGTGGTCGGCCTGAAGACCGCCCGCGAGCGGTTCGCCGGCGCGACCGCCACCTACACGTGCGAAGGCATGATGGGTGACGGTAAGGCCCTCCAGCTGGGCACCAGCCACGAGCTGGGCCAGAACTTCGCGAAGGCCTTCGACATCAGCTACTCGTCGGCCGAGGGCGGCCGGGAGCACGCCTGGACCACCTCCTGGGGCACCTCGACGCGGATGCTCGGCGGCCTGATCATGTGCCACGGCGACGACAACGGCCTGCGGGTGCCGCCGAAGCTGGCGCCGGTGCAGGCGTACGTCATGGTGGTCAAGGACGGCGAGGGCGTCGGCCAGGCGGCGGCCAAGCTGCGCGACGGCCTGCGCGACGCCGGTGTCCGGGTGGCGCTCGACGACCGCACCGACACCCCGTTCGGCCGCCGGGCCGTCGACGCCGAACTGCGCGGCTACCCGGTACGCGTCGAGGTCGGCCCCCGCGACCTGGCCGCCGGCAACGCGGTCGTGGTCCGGCGGACCGACGGCTCGAAGGCGCCGACCCCGGTCGCCGACGTGGTCGCCGCGGTGCTGGCCGCGCTCGACGCCGACCAGCAGACGCTGCACGACGAGGCCCTGGCGCGCCGTCGGTCGCGGACGGTGGACGTGTCCACCCTCGCCGAGGCGATCGAGGCGGCCGCGACCGGCTGGGCGCGGGTGCCGTGGTCGGCGGTGGGCGTCGAGGGCGAGGCCCGGGCGAACGCCCAGGGCGTCACCGTGCGCTGTCTGCTCCGCGCGGACGGCTCGGTGCCGGACTCCGAGGACGAGCCCGACCTGGTCGCCATCCTGGCCCGCGCCTACTGA
- a CDS encoding amidohydrolase family protein, whose protein sequence is MALHVRGVLLPDDEVRDLWLVDDRVTFEPVPGAETIADGGFVLPGLTDAHCHIGIAHGGAPITSLDQARELAHTDRDAGVLAIRDAGSPYPYPELDDAADLPRLARAGRHVAPPKRYLRDIGVEVGAAEVAATVAAQARAGNGWVKLVGDWIDRGVGDLAPAWDADTMTAAVGAAHAAGVRAAVHTFSESAVEIMVRAGVDSVEHGTGLSTDLIDLMARQGTALVPTMINIRTFGGIAEQARGKFPGYADHMLALRDRFPAVVRSAYEAGVPIYVGTDAGGGIAHGLAAEEMLLLHEQAGMAPIDVLAAASWRAREWLGFPGLVEGGLADLVVYPEDPRADLRVVRSPARIVLRGRVVR, encoded by the coding sequence ATGGCTCTGCATGTGCGCGGTGTGCTGCTCCCCGACGACGAGGTCCGGGACCTGTGGCTGGTCGACGACCGGGTGACCTTCGAACCGGTCCCCGGCGCGGAGACCATCGCCGACGGTGGTTTCGTGCTGCCCGGGCTGACCGACGCGCACTGCCACATCGGCATCGCGCACGGCGGCGCCCCGATCACCTCCCTCGACCAGGCCCGCGAGCTGGCCCACACCGACCGGGACGCCGGTGTGCTCGCCATCCGCGACGCCGGCTCGCCGTACCCGTACCCCGAGCTGGACGACGCCGCCGACCTGCCCCGGCTGGCCCGGGCCGGCCGGCACGTCGCCCCGCCGAAGCGTTACCTGCGGGACATCGGGGTGGAGGTCGGTGCCGCCGAGGTGGCCGCGACCGTGGCCGCGCAGGCCCGGGCTGGCAACGGCTGGGTCAAGCTGGTCGGCGACTGGATCGACCGGGGCGTGGGCGACCTCGCGCCGGCCTGGGACGCCGACACCATGACCGCGGCGGTCGGGGCCGCGCACGCCGCCGGGGTACGCGCCGCGGTGCACACGTTCTCCGAGTCCGCCGTGGAGATCATGGTGCGGGCCGGGGTGGACTCGGTCGAGCACGGCACCGGTCTGAGCACGGACCTGATCGACCTGATGGCCCGGCAGGGCACCGCGCTGGTCCCCACGATGATCAACATTCGGACCTTCGGCGGGATCGCCGAGCAGGCGCGCGGCAAGTTCCCCGGGTACGCCGACCACATGCTCGCCCTGCGCGACCGGTTCCCGGCGGTGGTCCGGTCGGCGTACGAGGCGGGCGTGCCGATCTACGTCGGCACCGACGCGGGCGGCGGTATCGCGCACGGCCTGGCCGCCGAGGAGATGCTGCTGCTGCACGAGCAGGCCGGCATGGCCCCGATCGACGTGCTCGCGGCGGCGAGCTGGCGGGCCCGGGAGTGGCTCGGGTTCCCCGGCCTGGTCGAGGGCGGCCTCGCCGACCTCGTGGTCTACCCCGAGGACCCGCGCGCCGACCTGCGCGTCGTGCGGAGCCCGGCCCGGATCGTGCTCCGCGGCCGGGTGGTGCGCTGA
- the rpsD gene encoding 30S ribosomal protein S4 — MAVRTQVRPSPTDEFPLHPAYGYRMRRQRQPIGVRGGPRRAPRGYALPATEWDQVRSAYELRGRQVVRAMATAARQPGDATENLVGQLEQRLDSLVHRAGFARSMDAARDLVAHNAFTVDGGKVSRSSYLVRPGQTIAVRPDRQCRAPVAVALAERDGDAPPYLEVSEERFTATLSREPQRRDVPALRDVPLAVHVDEEAR; from the coding sequence ATGGCTGTCCGGACACAGGTGCGTCCCTCACCCACGGACGAGTTCCCGCTCCATCCCGCGTACGGCTACCGGATGCGCCGGCAACGCCAGCCGATCGGTGTGCGTGGTGGGCCGCGGCGCGCCCCGCGTGGGTACGCGCTGCCCGCCACCGAGTGGGACCAGGTCCGCTCCGCGTACGAGCTGCGCGGGCGGCAGGTGGTCCGGGCCATGGCGACGGCCGCCCGGCAGCCGGGCGACGCGACGGAGAACCTGGTCGGGCAGCTGGAGCAGCGGCTGGACAGCCTGGTCCACCGGGCGGGGTTCGCGCGCTCGATGGACGCCGCCCGGGACCTGGTCGCGCACAACGCGTTCACCGTCGACGGTGGCAAGGTCAGCCGGTCCTCGTACCTGGTCCGCCCCGGGCAGACCATCGCGGTGCGCCCGGACCGGCAGTGCCGCGCGCCGGTGGCCGTGGCGCTGGCCGAGCGCGACGGTGACGCGCCGCCGTACCTGGAGGTGAGCGAGGAGCGGTTCACCGCCACGCTGAGCCGGGAGCCGCAACGGCGGGACGTGCCCGCGCTACGGGACGTGCCGCTGGCCGTGCACGTGGACGAGGAGGCCCGATGA
- the ffh gene encoding signal recognition particle protein yields the protein MFDTLSDRLSGIFTKLRGKGRLTDADIDATAREIRLALLEADVALPVVKGFIAAVKERARGAEVSQALNPAQQIVKIVNEELINVLGGEGRRLQFAKQPPTVIMLAGLQGSGKTTLAGKLARWLKAQGHQPMLVAADLQRPNAVGQLQVLGGRAGVEVYAPEPGNGVGDPVRVARDSIEHARRAARDIVIVDTAGRLGIDAEMMQQAADIRDAVDPDEVIFVIDAMVGQDAVRTAEAFRDGVGITGVVLSKLDGDARGGAALSVREVTGQPILFASTGEKLEDFDVFHPDRMASRILGMGDVLTLIEQAEAAFDTDQKEKMTAKLMGGEQFTLEDFLDQLIAVRRMGPIANVLSMMPGMGQMKDQLAELDDKHFDRVTAIIRSMTPHERSNPKIINGSRRARIANGSGVTVMDVNQLLNRFADAQKMMKQMGGMMGLPGGRRKATKSPKNKRKGTKGGGRPRAGAGLPGGFPGGMPQLPAGMDPNDLAGQGLPPGFKLPKIDFNKLGKGDGKR from the coding sequence GTGTTTGACACCTTGAGTGACCGCCTCTCCGGGATCTTCACCAAGCTCCGCGGCAAGGGCCGGCTCACCGACGCCGACATCGACGCCACCGCGCGCGAGATCCGTCTCGCGCTGCTGGAGGCGGACGTCGCGCTGCCGGTGGTCAAGGGCTTCATCGCGGCCGTCAAGGAGCGGGCGCGCGGCGCGGAGGTCTCCCAGGCGCTCAACCCGGCCCAGCAGATCGTCAAGATCGTCAACGAGGAGCTGATCAACGTCCTCGGCGGCGAGGGGCGACGGCTCCAGTTCGCCAAGCAGCCGCCGACCGTGATCATGCTGGCCGGCCTCCAGGGTTCCGGTAAGACGACCCTCGCCGGCAAGCTGGCCCGCTGGCTGAAGGCCCAGGGCCACCAGCCGATGCTGGTCGCCGCCGACCTCCAGCGTCCCAACGCCGTCGGGCAGCTCCAGGTGCTCGGTGGCCGGGCCGGCGTCGAGGTGTACGCCCCGGAGCCCGGCAACGGCGTCGGCGACCCGGTGCGGGTCGCGCGGGACTCGATCGAGCACGCCCGCCGGGCCGCCCGGGACATCGTCATCGTCGACACCGCCGGCCGACTCGGTATCGACGCCGAGATGATGCAGCAGGCCGCCGACATCCGCGACGCGGTCGACCCCGACGAGGTCATCTTCGTCATCGACGCGATGGTCGGTCAGGACGCCGTCCGCACGGCCGAGGCGTTCCGCGACGGCGTCGGCATCACCGGTGTGGTCCTCTCCAAGCTCGACGGCGACGCCCGCGGCGGTGCCGCCCTCTCCGTCCGGGAGGTCACCGGGCAGCCCATCCTCTTCGCCTCCACCGGCGAGAAGCTGGAGGACTTCGACGTCTTCCACCCCGACCGGATGGCCAGCCGGATCCTCGGCATGGGCGACGTCCTCACTCTGATCGAGCAGGCCGAGGCGGCCTTCGACACCGATCAGAAGGAGAAGATGACCGCCAAGCTGATGGGCGGCGAGCAGTTCACCCTGGAGGACTTCCTCGACCAGCTCATCGCCGTCCGGCGGATGGGTCCGATCGCCAACGTGCTGTCGATGATGCCCGGCATGGGGCAGATGAAGGACCAGCTCGCCGAGCTGGACGACAAGCACTTCGACCGGGTGACCGCCATCATCCGGTCTATGACCCCGCACGAGCGCAGCAACCCGAAGATCATCAACGGCTCCCGCCGCGCGCGCATCGCCAACGGCTCCGGGGTCACGGTGATGGACGTCAACCAGCTGCTCAACCGCTTCGCCGACGCGCAGAAGATGATGAAGCAGATGGGCGGCATGATGGGCCTGCCCGGAGGCCGGCGCAAGGCGACCAAGTCGCCCAAGAACAAGCGCAAGGGCACCAAGGGCGGCGGCCGGCCGCGCGCCGGCGCCGGGCTGCCCGGCGGTTTCCCGGGCGGGATGCCGCAGCTGCCGGCCGGGATGGACCCGAACGACCTCGCCGGTCAGGGCCTGCCGCCCGGCTTCAAGCTGCCGAAGATCGACTTCAACAAGCTCGGCAAGGGCGACGGCAAGCGCTGA
- a CDS encoding response regulator transcription factor, whose amino-acid sequence MIRVLIADDQDLVRIGLRALVESEEDLALVGEAADGLAAVELARRERPDVILMDVRMPGVDGIEATRRIVADPELAGTRVIVLTTFELDEYVFEALRHGASGFLTKDTRPAELLRAVRLVAEGEALLSPSVTRRVVREFATRPARVPRPHPRLGTLTDREREVVGLVGEGLSNEEIAGRLVVSPATARTHVSRAMVKLGARDRAQLVVFAYQSGLVPS is encoded by the coding sequence ATGATCAGGGTGTTGATCGCGGACGACCAGGACCTGGTCCGGATCGGGCTGCGCGCCCTGGTGGAGAGCGAGGAGGACCTGGCGCTGGTCGGTGAGGCGGCCGACGGCCTGGCCGCCGTCGAGCTGGCCCGGCGGGAGCGCCCGGACGTGATCCTCATGGACGTCCGGATGCCCGGCGTGGACGGGATCGAGGCGACCCGGCGGATCGTGGCCGACCCGGAGCTGGCCGGCACCCGGGTGATCGTGCTGACCACCTTCGAGCTGGACGAGTACGTCTTCGAGGCGCTGCGCCACGGTGCCAGCGGGTTCCTCACCAAGGACACCCGCCCCGCCGAGCTGCTGCGGGCGGTCCGGCTGGTGGCCGAGGGGGAGGCGCTGCTCTCACCGTCGGTGACCCGCCGGGTGGTGCGCGAGTTCGCCACCCGCCCGGCCCGGGTGCCCCGCCCGCACCCCCGGCTCGGCACGCTGACCGATCGGGAGCGCGAGGTGGTCGGCCTGGTCGGCGAGGGGCTCAGCAACGAGGAGATCGCGGGGCGGCTGGTGGTCAGCCCGGCGACCGCGCGTACCCACGTCAGCCGGGCGATGGTCAAGCTCGGCGCCCGGGACCGGGCCCAGCTGGTCGTCTTCGCGTACCAGTCGGGGCTGGTCCCGTCCTGA
- a CDS encoding sensor histidine kinase, producing MDRERPGWRESVGDAALALVVLAFGLAGTGPSAAERGVDADGQAYALVVVAALALAVRRRWPFLTLAVAAVAATAYLLLGYPYGPILVSFLVAVYTVAAHRALRPAATGGAIALVLLTTHVFVGVQPPGLLGLMPAAAWVAVPFAVGTTVRLTREAASRNRAEEARRLADGERLRVAQEVHDVVGHGLAAIHLQAEIALHLLEKRPEQAHTALAAISRTSKEALDELRVTLAVVRRGDGTAERAPAPGLAQVPALRDRLAGTGLPVTVEVDGEPAALPVAVDLAAYRVVQESLTNVLRHAGPATAAVRIRYTPTGVEVEVADTGRGVVGAAHGTAGSGLAGMRERIVALGGSFEAGPTVGGGFRVHARLPVEEQS from the coding sequence GTGGACCGGGAACGGCCCGGATGGCGGGAGAGCGTCGGCGACGCCGCCCTCGCCCTCGTCGTGCTCGCGTTCGGGCTGGCCGGCACCGGGCCGTCCGCCGCCGAACGCGGCGTCGACGCCGACGGGCAGGCGTACGCGCTGGTGGTGGTCGCCGCGCTGGCGCTGGCGGTCCGGCGTCGGTGGCCGTTCCTCACGCTGGCCGTGGCGGCCGTGGCGGCCACGGCGTACCTGCTGCTCGGCTACCCGTACGGGCCGATCCTGGTGTCGTTCCTCGTCGCGGTCTACACGGTCGCCGCGCACCGGGCGCTGCGGCCGGCGGCCACCGGCGGCGCGATCGCGCTCGTGCTGCTGACCACGCACGTCTTCGTCGGCGTCCAGCCACCGGGCCTGCTCGGGCTCATGCCCGCCGCGGCGTGGGTGGCGGTGCCCTTCGCGGTCGGGACCACCGTCCGGCTCACCCGGGAGGCGGCTTCCCGCAACCGGGCGGAAGAGGCCCGCCGGCTGGCCGACGGCGAGCGGCTGCGGGTGGCCCAGGAGGTGCACGACGTGGTTGGGCACGGTCTCGCCGCCATCCACCTGCAGGCGGAGATCGCGCTGCACCTGCTCGAGAAGCGGCCCGAGCAGGCGCACACGGCGCTCGCCGCGATCAGCCGGACCAGCAAGGAGGCGCTCGACGAGCTGCGGGTCACGCTGGCGGTGGTCCGCCGGGGCGACGGCACGGCCGAGCGGGCGCCCGCGCCGGGGCTGGCCCAGGTCCCGGCGCTGCGCGACCGGCTGGCCGGAACCGGGCTGCCGGTCACGGTCGAGGTCGACGGGGAGCCGGCGGCGCTGCCGGTCGCGGTGGACCTCGCCGCCTACCGGGTGGTCCAGGAGTCGTTGACCAACGTGCTGCGGCACGCCGGCCCGGCGACCGCCGCCGTGCGGATCCGCTACACCCCGACCGGGGTCGAGGTGGAGGTGGCCGACACCGGGCGCGGCGTCGTCGGGGCGGCTCACGGGACGGCCGGCTCCGGGCTGGCCGGGATGCGGGAGCGGATCGTCGCGCTGGGCGGGTCGTTCGAGGCCGGGCCCACCGTCGGCGGCGGATTCCGGGTGCACGCGAGGTTGCCGGTGGAGGAGCAGTCATGA
- a CDS encoding ABC transporter permease subunit → MSGSFRAELVKLVRRPAAWLLLAITLVLAALFTYVFPYAGYAGGTGGPNSERGLPALLPDQLVGNSLGGLPVFLGAIVLILGVLVVGGEYGWGTWKTVLSQGPSRTAVYAGKLAALGVAALVVVLAVFGVGAVGSALIAAAESQPAHWPGLGDLLTGVGAGWLIAMMWAMLGVVLAVALRAVALPVGLGLVWMLAVQNLLAAIAAPLLDWVAQLQKGLPGPNAGSLAAALGASSDTPGVTTSVGGGQAALVVAGYLVAFAAAGAVLLRRRDID, encoded by the coding sequence ATGTCCGGTAGCTTCCGGGCCGAGCTGGTCAAGCTGGTGCGGCGGCCGGCCGCCTGGCTCCTGCTCGCCATCACGCTGGTGCTCGCGGCGCTCTTCACGTACGTCTTCCCGTACGCCGGCTACGCCGGCGGCACGGGTGGCCCGAACAGCGAGCGAGGACTGCCCGCGCTGCTGCCGGACCAGTTGGTCGGCAACTCGCTCGGCGGGCTGCCGGTCTTCCTCGGCGCGATCGTGCTGATCCTCGGCGTGCTCGTGGTCGGCGGCGAGTACGGCTGGGGCACCTGGAAGACGGTGCTGTCGCAGGGGCCGTCCCGCACGGCCGTCTACGCCGGCAAGCTGGCGGCGCTGGGGGTCGCGGCATTGGTCGTCGTCCTGGCCGTGTTCGGCGTCGGCGCGGTGGGCAGCGCGCTCATCGCCGCCGCCGAGTCGCAGCCGGCGCACTGGCCGGGGCTCGGCGACCTGCTGACCGGGGTCGGGGCGGGCTGGCTCATCGCCATGATGTGGGCGATGCTCGGTGTCGTGCTGGCCGTCGCCCTGCGCGCCGTGGCCCTGCCGGTCGGGTTGGGCCTGGTGTGGATGCTCGCCGTGCAGAACCTGCTGGCCGCCATCGCCGCGCCGCTGCTGGACTGGGTGGCGCAGCTGCAGAAGGGCCTGCCCGGTCCCAACGCCGGGTCACTGGCGGCGGCGCTGGGCGCGTCCTCGGACACGCCGGGGGTGACGACGTCGGTCGGTGGCGGGCAGGCCGCGCTGGTGGTGGCCGGCTATCTGGTCGCGTTCGCGGCGGCCGGCGCGGTGCTGCTGCGCCGGCGGGACATCGACTAG
- a CDS encoding ABC transporter ATP-binding protein, giving the protein MNLPVQTEGLTKRYGGLTAVRDLDLTVRAGEVYGFLGPNGAGKTTTLRMLLGLVRPTAGTVRLLGRPPGAGQLASVGALIEGPAFYPYLSGRENLRVLARYAGAPADRVPLVLDLVDLAQRAGDRYAGYSLGMKQRLGVAAALLKDPRLLILDEPTNGLDPAGTADMRRLIRRLGAAGCTVLLSSHLLGEVEQVCDRVGVISQGRLVAEGSVADLRGAAGLRVLAEPLDGAAERARTLLGADRVRVVDGGLELAVEPERAAWLNTELVQAGVAVRELRPRERDLEQVFFELIGKETADVR; this is encoded by the coding sequence ATGAACCTGCCTGTGCAGACCGAAGGACTCACCAAGCGGTACGGCGGCCTGACCGCCGTGCGGGATCTCGACCTGACCGTGCGGGCCGGCGAGGTGTACGGCTTCCTCGGCCCCAACGGTGCCGGCAAGACCACCACCCTGCGGATGCTGCTCGGCCTGGTCCGCCCCACCGCCGGCACCGTCCGGCTGCTCGGGCGGCCACCGGGCGCCGGGCAGCTCGCCTCGGTGGGCGCGCTGATCGAGGGACCGGCCTTCTATCCGTACCTCTCCGGGCGGGAGAACCTGCGGGTGCTGGCCCGCTACGCCGGCGCCCCGGCCGACCGGGTGCCGCTGGTGCTCGACCTGGTCGACCTCGCCCAGCGGGCCGGCGACCGGTACGCCGGCTACTCCCTCGGCATGAAGCAGCGCCTCGGGGTGGCGGCCGCCCTGCTGAAGGACCCGCGCCTGCTCATCCTCGACGAACCCACCAACGGACTGGACCCGGCCGGCACGGCCGACATGCGGCGGCTGATCCGCCGGCTCGGTGCCGCCGGCTGCACCGTGCTCCTCTCCAGCCACCTGCTCGGCGAGGTCGAGCAGGTCTGCGACCGCGTCGGAGTGATCTCCCAGGGCCGGCTGGTCGCCGAGGGCAGCGTCGCGGACCTGCGCGGCGCGGCCGGCCTGCGGGTGCTGGCCGAGCCACTGGACGGCGCGGCCGAGCGCGCGAGGACCCTCCTCGGCGCGGACCGGGTGCGGGTGGTCGACGGCGGGCTGGAACTGGCCGTCGAACCGGAACGGGCGGCCTGGCTGAACACGGAACTCGTCCAGGCCGGGGTGGCGGTACGGGAGCTGCGCCCCCGCGAGCGCGACCTGGAGCAGGTGTTCTTCGAACTGATCGGAAAGGAGACGGCCGATGTCCGGTAG